A section of the Indicator indicator isolate 239-I01 chromosome 26, UM_Iind_1.1, whole genome shotgun sequence genome encodes:
- the LOC128975762 gene encoding solute carrier family 2, facilitated glucose transporter member 11-like, whose protein sequence is MTGFLADLVQYRGLFQMVIVLGIGGTFQIGFQISTITYMSQHVKAFINETWLERYGHPIHQDSLLLLWSMTVSIFGIGGLLGSSASRYLTVKYGKKKCLLCNNLLMMVAASVMGFSRAAQAFEMILIGRFMCGISAGLCVTLHHQYVGEISPRKLRGFVNSSSSCFWTLGKAIGQISGQRELLGSQSLWPMLMASCGLPALVQIVTLPFFPESPPYLLMHKGDQEGCKKAIRQLWGEGHHQADFDDIMKEKATMKNTKILSVLELMREPAIRWQLYMIVILTATVQLCGINAIYFYTFEVLQAAGFEERMISYMTLAVGLSEFVAAVVCSSIIERMGRKVLLRGGYLIMGSLLAGITVTLSLQDWYFWMPYCSLCLIILFAVVFAAGPAGATVAVRVEIFQLSCRPPAFVISSVITWAGVFVIGTTFPFIVERLKHFCFLISMGVLFTSGIIIHLFLPETKGKSIVEITEEFHKLNFKKKHIPTITNHPREDCTFCTRL, encoded by the exons ATGACAGGCTTCCTAGCAGACCTG GTGCAGTACCGAGGCCTCTTCCAAATGGTCATTGTCCTGGGCATCGGTGGAACATTCCAGATCGGCTTTCAGATTTCTACCATCACCTACATGTCTCAG CACGTTAAGGCTTTCATTAACGAAACCTGGCTGGAGCGGTACGGACACCCCATCCACCAGGacagcctcctgctcctctggtcTATGACTGTCTCCATCTTCGGTATAGGAGGTCTCTTGGGTTCTTCAGCAAGTAGATACCTGACTGTCAAGTATGGCAA aaagaaatgtcTGCTGTGCAACAACCTGCTGATGATGGTGGCAGCATCTGTCATGGgcttcagcagagcagcccaggccTTCGAGATGATTCTCATTGGACGCTTTATGTGCGGAATAAGTGCAG GTCTTTGTGTCACTCTACATCATCAATACGTTGGGGAAATTTCCCCTAGGAAGCTTCGTGGATTTGTAAACTCTAGCTCCTCTTGCTTTTGGACACTGGGAAAAGCCATAGGGCAAATTTCAGGACAAAG ggagctgctgggcagccagTCCCTCTGGCCCATGCTGATGGCATCCTGTGGACTTCCAGCACTGGTCCAGATAGTCACTCTGCCCTTCTTCCCTGAGTCCCCACCATATCTCCTCATGCATAAAGGAGaccaggaaggctgcaaaaaAG CCATAAGGCAGCTTTGGGGAGAAGGCCATCACCAAGCAGACTTTGATGACATCATGAAAGAGAAGGCAACAATGAAAAACACCAAGATCTTGAGTGTCCTGGAACTAATGAGAGAACCAGCTATCCGTTGGCAGCTGTACATGATAGTTATTCTGACCGCCACAGTTCAGCTATGTGGCATCAATGCA atttatttttataccTTTGAAGTCCTCCAGGCAGCTGGCTTTGAGGAAAGAATGATCTCCTACATGACCCTTGCTGTTGGCCTCTCTGAATTTGTAGCTGCTGTGGTTTGT AGCTCCATCATTGAGAGAATGGGCAGGAAAGTGCTGCTAAGAGGAGGCTATTTGATCATGGGTTCACTGCTTGCTGGTATCACAGTGACACTCTCCCTACAG gaCTGGTATTTCTGGATGCCGTACTGCAGCCTCTGTCTGATCATCCTGTTTGCAGTTGTCTTTGCAGCTGGGCCAG cTGGTGCCACAGTTGCtgtcagggttgaaattttccagctctcctgcagaccTCCTGCCTTTGTGATCAGCTCAGTTATCACCTGGGCGGGTGTCTTTGTGATTGGAACAACCTTCCCCTTCATTGTG GAAAGACTCAAGCACTTCTGCTTCCTCATCTCTATGGGGGTACTTTTCACTTCAGGGATAATTATCCATCTGTTCCTcccagaaacaaaaggaaaatcaatCGTGGAAATTACAGAAGAATTCCATAAGCTAAACTTTAAAAAGAAGCACATTCCAACAATAACAAATCACCCCAGAGAGGATTGCACCTTCTGCACCAGGCTTTGA